Within Rhododendron vialii isolate Sample 1 chromosome 12a, ASM3025357v1, the genomic segment GTAATTAAAGAATGCAGatgttaaaaaaagagagtctgAACACCTGATCACTTTTACACAAATTGATAATGGATTCCACTTGATAAAGAGCACCAAACTAAGTTACATACTGTTGAATGCCATAttgcacataaaaaaaaattatgaccaatcTTCCGTTTAATAACCAGAAATTAAAGTTCCCATAACCAAAGAATATTCCCATAATACAATCATTTCACATGtagagtgttttttttattcataaTATATATACTGTGGTTGGTGAGTGTGTACGTACGTATGTAGCATTGCTGTCCTCCGAAAATGTTCAGTACGTACCGACCAACAACAAATCCAGCCTCACCCCACTCAAAGCTCCACATGTACGTGAGAGAGCAAAGGTTCGATATGTGGTTGGTGAGTTTGTATGTCGCGCTGCTGATTTTCCTCCTCAGAAGCCAAGAAAGTCTTGAACCACTTGGCCGAATCCTTAGGGTATCTCTTCTGCTTATCATGGTATTCCACAAAATAGAGACCGAAACGGGAACCAAATCCAACAGACCACTCCCAGTTATCTAATAGAGACCACACGAAATAACCTTTGACATTGCATCCATCCTCCCTGCAATTTGGTGAAATCCGTAACATATTATCTCTTTCACCCTTAGATTTCAGGTCTGGAGAAAGTTAATGATTCGATTggtctcgacgagaggagttggaaaactaaaaaactatTGACCgaatttaagaattttttttgaaaagaagatGAAAAATTCTCAAACTTTTTATCTATCGTTCTGTTTTAGTGGGCTTTGTCAGATTAAAAACTTTTAGCTCTCTAattctcaaaattaaaaacttcaGAGGATACAAAAACAAGCCAACCGGGGAAAAAAGGGCAACTCGATACGTACTTTATAGAAGCTAACAAGTTTGAGAGATAGTCGTTGTGGTACTTGATCCTTTTCTCATCCTTCAGGGCACTGTTACGTGGAATGAATGGGCTATTTGGATCATCCATTCCTGCAAAGGGAAGACTGTTTAGCTTGTCATGGTTTTAACACCCACCCTGTTCATGATTGTTAGGCGGAAGTTGGACttgaaattttagaaattatGTCACCAAAATTTCGTAAGTTCATGAAAATCAAAGATGTACACGTGATAGTATCGAAGGGAATCACGGGCATATAAGGAAAATTATAGTACAGACATACTCAATGGAATCCAACTAGTTAAAACATTAACCAGCactctctccgtctctttttaattGTCCCCTACTGAAAAAAGTGCAATTTTCGGGGGGTACTTGTTCTACTtccatgcataatttttttttaaaaaaaattggcactAATTTAAAGTACTAATTAGCTGATCTTATTATCGACTTACGAAAATCCGCATCTCAATTAGTACTCGTACTTTAAATTGGGTGccaaaattttttttcgaaattgTGCACGGAAGTACTTTAGCCCTCAATCCGATATTTGCACGGATTTTCGtaggggacacttaaaaatggactaAAAGGGCATAAGAGTAATAGCCAAACAAGGGCTCGAAATTGTGCACGGAAGTACTTTAGCCCTCGATCTGATAATTGCACGGATTTTCAtaggggacacttaaaaatggactgAAAGGGCATAACAGTAATAGCCAAACAAGGGCTCAATACACAATACTATCATTCAAAAGAACAGAAAGTAGGACTCAGAGGCCTACCATTTTCAGTGATGATGACTGGAGGGTTGTCATACTTCTGCTTGATGTAATTCATTAACTTTCTGATCCCACTTGGAACTATGTACAACCATATGGCATTTGCCTGACATCAGGTAATCTATTAGAAATCGATGAAAAAGCTTTTACGTCGAACATAAATTGGTAACAAAGGAAACGGAAAGGCTGCGAATCGAATCATAACTAGGAACTTAAATATGTAGTAATAGAGAAACTAGTTTGAATCTGGTTGCCATCACTCGTGTCGTCCttttgttttcgttttgttttttgaaaattttctgcAGCAAATCCAAATACTGGTTGCACTTGAAGTGCCCCAGTGATATTACATAGTATTCTAGTCAGATGACATACCTTGGCTCCTATGGGCTTTAAATTTCTGAATGCTGAAAAATAAAAGTGACACAACAAATAGTTAGACCTTATGTCACTGACTCACTGCATCAAGTAAAACTTGAGAATAAACGAGCCAGCGAGATATATGGAATAGGGAATGGAAAACACTTACGGAGGGTAATGGCACCAGCGTCTGATGTGGTATCATGGAGAAGGACTTCTTCTATGTGGGTGGTGTTATGCCAGGCATAAAATGTTGTGTAGTGATTTATTCCCACAAAATCCAAGGACCCCTTTAGAAGAGCAGACTCGGCTTTCGTAAATCTGGGCAATCGGCTTCCAACTCTATCTTTCATCGAGCTTGGATAATCGCCAAAGATCAGAGGATCAAGAAACCTGTAATATAGGCAACATAGTATTAGTATCAACTCATGTTAGAACATGTATTTTTAGTTACGTTTACAGAGAAATTGAACTATCTGTCACCAAAAACCACAAGAACGCATTTCGTTTTAAAATCCTTTTCGTGAATGGACAAGAGGTACTtctggaaggaaaaaaaacatgtgCACTGTACTGATAATGTAgaaatcatttatatcttcACTACAtgcaaacaaaattattttctcttgcTCAAATAGCTCTAGAAACTACACGAGCAAAGGTGACGAAGTTTTATACCAGCCTAACTGAAAATCTTGTGCTCTTTGCGTTGCTTCAATGTCCTCAATGGAGTTTGTTGCTGGTTCATACCAAATAACGTTAAATGATATGCTGAGAGATCCATGTTGCTTTTGCTGCCCAACAATtaaataacaaaatattttgttaaacTAGTAGCATGCGTACTTGACGACCGAAATTATAAACACATAGTTCTATGTGGGGGATAGAATTAGTTGCATATTGCATCTTCCTTCCGTGTCATTGAACTCTTGCAAAACTCCATTTATTCTTGACAAAATCCTTAGCCAATATCTTGTATTTCAAAATCCTCTGCCAATaccttgtattttgttttgtaaatatCTGCCACAGTTGCATGAGCAAGAAGAAGATTATGGCCAACTATGTAAGGCTCGGTTGCAGAGTTTCCAGCCTTGCAGAGGAGGTGAAGAAGGATGGAGCACCTTCCTGGAGCAAAGAGACCTGTATCGTATCCTTGTGTGGAAATCGTATGAGGTTCGTTGAATGTAGTCCAATGCTTCACTCTGTCGccgaatttctcaaagcatgtCTCTGCATAGGTTGTGAAGTCCAATCTGACAAAAGAAAGGAATCAAAAAACTTTTGTCTTACTTATCTAGCattgatttttcaattattatttagAAGAGAGTCGATGTACATGATTTGGGGGTCAAGCCATCCATTGTATCTGTCTTCCAAGGCTTGAGGAAGGTCCCAGTGGTAGATTGTAACATACGGTTCAATTCCTGCACTTATATGTATACCAATAGAACACATTTATATCATCTCGATGTGGAGGAGAGACGTGAATATGTGTGGGAAACACCACTTATGGTTCAATGTGATTTATTCATAGAGGGAGAAACGAAATCAACTAGGCGATACCAGCAGCTAGTAAAGCATCGATGACACTGTTGTAGTGATCAACTCCTGCCTGATTGATTTCTCCAGTTCCATCTAATAAACCAAGATAGAGAGTAAGAAAAACTTCCTTAGTTGTTTTAAACCTATCTTTGGATCAGGAAAATGGCATAGGGTATAGACATATACTATGTTGATGAAGTCCATCTTTCGTTATTATTGTAAGGAAACTTACTAGGGAAAATCCTGGACCAGGCAATGGAGAGTCTGTATGCATCCATTCCCATATCCTTCATAAGTTGTATATCTTCCTAtttcacacaaacacaaacacgtAAAATATAGATTTGagcaagaaagagaaacagacaATTGAAAAGAAGAAATGGGAACTATTGCCAGAACCATAGCTCTTTTGGTTGTTTTCACGAACGACCACATCTGGAAAACTACAGTCTGATTTCCTCTTTCGTAAAGATCAGTTGCACATACCAAAAGTTGCGTATCCAGAATTTTCATAAAGAAAAATGATTAGAAAGTGAAATGCATGGTGTATATTCAAAGTTGATGTGACGTGGGCCCATAAAGAGATGTCgcgcaaaattcaaattttcaatactTGTTGGATATTTACTGGATAGTGTAGCACTGTTAAAAGCCACAATGGGATTATCCATAACATTCACAGAACATAATACCTAAGAGATGAAAAGTATCGTCTGATGTGGGCTACAACCAAGAATGAAATCAGTCCACATAATTCAAATACTAGGTACTCTTCTCAATACTTTTTTAGGCTATCTAGCAGGTGTTAAAAGCCCAACTATTCGTCAGACTTACTGGAAATCGGTGATAGTGGTCTACGGTAACATCAGCGTTGCTGAAATCAGAAATCTTTCctgcaaaagaagaaagagaaaaatagggCGTACAATACACCAATTAAGAGGGTATCTTGTTTTAATTCTTTTCTGATGATGAAATGCTTACCGAAGGTGCGTGAAAATACGTCCCAGATTGTGGGGCCCCTGCCATCCTCTTTCACTGCTCCTTCATACTGCAAAATACAATCACCATTGACCAATTAACAAAAGCAGTTGGTGGAACTTAGTAGTCACAAGACAGTTATAATTAGTTAAAAGAGGTCTTTTTCTCGAAGTTATTCTTGCcgtcaatttatttttaggaAACGAACTATGATTTAATCGCGTGACCACTGAATGTCCAACTAATCTGATCCTGTATATATCCGATCTGTTCGAAGGATGCTAGAGAATGTATTGAGTAAGGGTAAACTTCATTGACAGCCCAGAGGTTTGCAACTCAGACATCCATACCCTTGAGGCACGGAAATGAGATCTCCCTCCATGAGATTTATTACTGGCATTACACTAAACACCCTTCATCCGTCTGCCGTTGGATCAACCAACCAACGGGTTATGCTTTTGTCAGCAATTATAAGTGACAAAATACACAACCAAAACTAAACCTTCCAAGAAAAGGCCTCTCACTGTACACCATTGTCACCAACAGAACCACAACACGAGTCCCATCCCTCTTGAGAAATGGCCCGGTTTTCTAGCCATTTCTCGAAGGAACATAAACCGATTCTCCGCATAGTTTTGCCCATGTGTTACCGCTTCCGTAACCAGTATTCCATGCAGTAAACTCATGATGTTTTGGTTGTTCAATTGACATCAAAGTTAGATGAGAGGTTTAAATGTTCACATCAAGAATAAGTATCCTGAAGTTCAGGTGAACCACATCACATACATTTtcacacaaacaaacaaacaaagagacCCCAAGCACTGACCTTTCAAGCAAGCCCAGCAAGGTGGCCTCTTTGGTTTGGCCACCCAACATTTTTTCAAGCTAGGGCCCGTGCCCGTGTAATGTGTAAGTAACACGCTTGTAAAGCATAAAAAAGTAGATCCACTATTACAATGTATTGTTTCCCCAATAAGTTATTCTTTTACTTAGAAAATTGTTGGGAAGAGGATTTGTGGCTTTTGAAGTCAATACTATAATGGGTTTATATGGGTTGGGAATGGATTCAATATGGGTTAGAACCCAAAGACGTATCCCacatgtttttctttgtattgcAGCTGCACTTTCATTGAAAAGTAAAGAACAAGTTTGCAATAGATGTCGTAGCGGAATTTTGGTGACATCTCAAAAGTTGGGCCATTTAATTTGTTTGCCcatgacttcttcttttttttttaaaaaaaaaatcaagtttgttCATGACTTCGATTATATGCTTTTGAACAAGAAACGAACAACTTTAAAAGTTGTTTTAAAAAGATTtccaataaacacccgaacttAACGAAATATCCGATTGAGGCATTTCAAATTGGGTTGCAAAGTTGGTATAAAGGGCTGCAAGTTTACGTGAAATAATAATTCTCCAATTTTGATGTTTTCTAGGTCAAAATGGGTCCAAAATCccattttattttacaaaacaaaattcgaATTTTTGATACTCAcattgatgtccgatcaagtttaaTTTGTGCGTAGATACACTGCTATATAGGGTCTaagatgaacgattccgatcaacaataaacaaaacgaaaaaggTGATGGTGAAAAAGTAGAATTTTTCAGTCgccggtggaaagaatttaatctcatttatAGTGCTACTCATGGAATACCTTCAATTTCAGACCGGACGTGctagaatttaatctcattctTGTATAATGCTACTCATGGAATACCTTCAATTTCAGACCGGACATGCTACAGTTTTTATAAGGTGTCCGGATCAGTTTATACGAACCTCTACTAAGCTGAGCTGCGAACCAATTCCATCGTCCACTAGCTA encodes:
- the LOC131311426 gene encoding beta-glucosidase 40-like isoform X2; this translates as MSGLKLKYEGAVKEDGRGPTIWDVFSRTFGKISDFSNADVTVDHYHRFPEDIQLMKDMGMDAYRLSIAWSRIFPNGTGEINQAGVDHYNSVIDALLAAGIEPYVTIYHWDLPQALEDRYNGWLDPQIILDFTTYAETCFEKFGDRVKHWTTFNEPHTISTQGYDTGLFAPGRCSILLHLLCKAGNSATEPYIVGHNLLLAHATVADIYKTKYKQKQHGSLSISFNVIWYEPATNSIEDIEATQRAQDFQLGWFLDPLIFGDYPSSMKDRVGSRLPRFTKAESALLKGSLDFVGINHYTTFYAWHNTTHIEEVLLHDTTSDAGAITLPFRNLKPIGAKANAIWLYIVPSGIRKLMNYIKQKYDNPPVIITENGMDDPNSPFIPRNSALKDEKRIKYHNDYLSNLLASIKEDGCNVKGYFVWSLLDNWEWSVGFGSRFGLYFVEYHDKQKRYPKDSAKWFKTFLASEEENQQRDIQTHQPHIEPLLSHVHVEL
- the LOC131311426 gene encoding beta-glucosidase 40-like isoform X1, with product MSLRKSATALAIALVVLWAETCSAEISRASFPEGFVFGTGSSAFQYEGAVKEDGRGPTIWDVFSRTFGKISDFSNADVTVDHYHRFPEDIQLMKDMGMDAYRLSIAWSRIFPNGTGEINQAGVDHYNSVIDALLAAGIEPYVTIYHWDLPQALEDRYNGWLDPQIILDFTTYAETCFEKFGDRVKHWTTFNEPHTISTQGYDTGLFAPGRCSILLHLLCKAGNSATEPYIVGHNLLLAHATVADIYKTKYKQKQHGSLSISFNVIWYEPATNSIEDIEATQRAQDFQLGWFLDPLIFGDYPSSMKDRVGSRLPRFTKAESALLKGSLDFVGINHYTTFYAWHNTTHIEEVLLHDTTSDAGAITLPFRNLKPIGAKANAIWLYIVPSGIRKLMNYIKQKYDNPPVIITENGMDDPNSPFIPRNSALKDEKRIKYHNDYLSNLLASIKEDGCNVKGYFVWSLLDNWEWSVGFGSRFGLYFVEYHDKQKRYPKDSAKWFKTFLASEEENQQRDIQTHQPHIEPLLSHVHVEL